In Campylobacterota bacterium, one DNA window encodes the following:
- a CDS encoding rod shape-determining protein MreC, translating to MIKKLSTRFISLLGCLGLCLYLVLFPVAFVERAASHILLPVLYVSHLCAYKLRALSQAKVDYATMLERYHALFEDNESIKQENIALHAALDQFKRSADLHSFMKKYTLSDKLQATILARNITTDQHFFLLNKGARDGVKKDMVALYKFQIIGKVYEVCQCYSKVKLITDKSCNIAGYAAKNHAHGVVQGSNNIGFCAFTYVDQSFKLEAGDIVISSGQGLVFPEGFGIGKICQPNNRPDETQQLYQTFDIEPLVDLSSLEFCFLTDYTQRDLF from the coding sequence ATGATAAAAAAACTCAGCACTCGATTTATATCATTGCTTGGATGTTTGGGGCTTTGTCTTTATCTTGTACTCTTTCCTGTCGCGTTCGTTGAACGGGCAGCGTCACACATACTCTTGCCGGTACTGTACGTGTCGCATTTATGTGCATATAAACTTCGAGCACTATCTCAGGCAAAGGTCGACTACGCAACCATGCTTGAGCGTTATCATGCATTGTTTGAAGACAACGAGTCAATCAAACAAGAAAACATTGCCCTGCATGCAGCGCTTGATCAATTTAAGCGAAGTGCTGACCTGCATAGCTTTATGAAAAAATACACCCTGTCTGATAAGCTGCAGGCAACAATCTTGGCACGCAACATCACAACCGACCAACACTTTTTTTTACTCAATAAAGGTGCGCGTGATGGGGTTAAAAAGGATATGGTCGCACTCTACAAATTTCAAATTATTGGCAAAGTTTATGAGGTTTGCCAGTGCTATAGCAAGGTCAAACTTATCACCGACAAGAGTTGCAACATTGCCGGCTATGCAGCAAAAAATCACGCGCATGGCGTGGTACAAGGAAGCAATAATATTGGATTTTGCGCCTTTACATACGTTGACCAATCATTTAAACTAGAAGCCGGTGACATTGTTATTTCAAGTGGACAGGGACTTGTGTTTCCTGAAGGCTTTGGTATCGGCAAAATTTGCCAACCCAACAACAGGCCAGACGAAACACAACAGCTGTATCAAACGTTTGATATCGAACCTCTTGTTGACTTGTCATCACTTGAATTCTGTTTTTTGACCGATTACACGCAACGAGATCTTTTTTAA
- a CDS encoding tRNA-dihydrouridine synthase, whose translation MSFFTEQISFGKLRVPRVMAAPLDGVTDSPLRQLIRHFSPTELLMGEMRHVSQVANEKNDRTVSYNASEQPLAFQFSANRLDFMEKAVERVLEHKFVMINLNCGCPAPAVTRSGSGSALMADPDTFKILATRLKELIGDRVPFTVKIRAGYKQKNAVDFAKLAVDCGADGIMIHPRTQPEGFTSRLDYDLTAAVKKAINVPLIFSGNISRFDQAQRVYEKTGVDGFMIGRALWGAPWKMREITDAAQGKTFTFSTVQVLEYALKHLDLNMQFYGPRGFIPFKKQVAQYIRSAPNAATWRKNILISQTEPEMRAKLEQIIIEAKNQELTSPDTSTVRTQTSPVL comes from the coding sequence ATGTCCTTTTTCACAGAGCAGATTAGTTTTGGAAAATTACGCGTTCCACGTGTTATGGCAGCGCCACTTGATGGTGTGACCGACTCGCCACTGCGCCAGCTCATCAGGCACTTTAGCCCGACCGAGCTATTGATGGGCGAGATGCGCCATGTCAGCCAAGTAGCTAACGAAAAAAATGACAGAACTGTCAGCTATAATGCAAGCGAACAACCACTTGCGTTTCAGTTTTCTGCTAATCGACTCGACTTTATGGAAAAGGCGGTTGAACGGGTACTTGAGCACAAGTTTGTCATGATCAATCTCAACTGCGGGTGCCCTGCACCTGCGGTCACACGCTCGGGCTCGGGCTCAGCACTGATGGCAGATCCTGACACATTCAAAATTTTAGCCACACGTTTGAAAGAGCTGATTGGCGACCGCGTACCATTCACCGTCAAAATTCGCGCTGGCTACAAACAAAAGAATGCCGTTGATTTCGCCAAACTTGCAGTTGACTGTGGCGCTGACGGCATCATGATTCATCCACGTACGCAGCCTGAAGGTTTTACTTCACGCCTTGACTACGACCTAACTGCTGCCGTAAAAAAAGCAATTAATGTCCCACTAATTTTTTCTGGCAATATTAGCCGCTTTGATCAGGCACAGCGCGTCTATGAAAAGACCGGTGTTGACGGTTTCATGATTGGCCGTGCGCTGTGGGGTGCACCATGGAAAATGCGTGAAATAACCGACGCAGCACAAGGCAAAACCTTTACGTTTAGCACCGTGCAGGTGCTTGAGTATGCACTCAAACACCTTGATTTGAACATGCAATTTTACGGACCACGTGGCTTTATACCATTTAAAAAACAAGTTGCTCAATACATTCGTAGTGCACCTAACGCTGCAACCTGGCGTAAAAATATTTTGATCAGCCAGACTGAACCTGAAATGCGCGCCAAGCTTGAGCAAATTATTATCGAAGCAAAAAATCAAGAACTCACTTCACCAGATACCAGCACCGTAAGGACACAAACAAGCCCAGTGCTATGA